DNA from Mycobacterium sp. SMC-8:
GCGGCCGCTGGTTTGCTCGATTTGCCACCGGGTCAAACCCGGATTCGCCGGCACGCCGTGAACTCCGCTTGTGGCGTGCGTAACATCTCCGGTTGACCTGCCGATAAAGAGCCATCAACCGGCAACCGTCTGGGGGTAGTCATGCACGTGGTACTGGGTTTGTCACTGTCGTCGACGAGCGCTGTGTGGGTGCTCGTCGACACCCGGGACGGCAGCATCCTCGCCGACGAGGTGGTCGCGCTCGACCGTTCCGACGAGATTGCCAGCGCGGCGGCGCGCAGCGTCCAGTCGTTCTCGTTGCGCAGTGACCGCGACATCGACGCCGTCCGGCTGGTGTGGGATGACGACGACCCGGTGGCGCGCAAGCACGGCATCCGGTTGCGGACCAAGCTACGGCTGTTCGGTTTCGACAACATCGAGGCCGTCACCGAGGAGGCGGCGCGCGAGGGCAGGAACCGCACCGCCCGCCACATCGCGCCCCACATGGTGCTCGCGTACGGCGCCGCCCGTGCCGCCGCGAACGACGACGACACCGGTGTGCTGCGCCGCATCGCGGACAAGTTGCCGCACCGGGAGCCGGCCGGCATGCCCGTCATGCCGTCGGTCGCCGAGCGGGTCGGCGACCGCGCCCGCGCCGCCGTCGCCGCGATCCCGGGCGGTGTCGCGGGCCGCGCGGCCGCGGCTGCCTTGGTGGCGATGGTCGGCGGGCTGGTCGGCTACGCGCTGCTGAGCACGGGCACCCCGTCGCACGAGACGCCCGACACCGTCGCCGCCGAAGCGGTGTTGCCGGCTCCGCCGGCTGCAGTGGTGTTGCCGGCTCCGGCAGCGGTGCCCGCCGTGCCGGAGGCAGCGCCGCCGGTCGTGGCGGTCCCGGAGGCGCCCGTCGAGCTCGAGCCCGAGTACGCCTGGGTGCCCGAACCGGTCGCCGCCGACGAGGTCACCGTGACACCCGACGTGCCCGACGCTCTGGCCGCCGAAGTGCCCACACCGACGTCCATGCCGACCGTGCACGCAATCAATCCCGCCGCACCTCAGCCGGTTTCGACGATGATCGGCGTTCCGCACCTGTCCGGCGCCGGGCCGGTAACCGGCCCCGCGCAGGCGGTGGCCGCGCCTGTGGTCCCGGCGGCGCCCGTCACGACCGCGCCGGTGCCGGCTGCACCGCCCGCACCGCCGGCGCCCGCCGGTCCGCTGGGCGCGTTGTTCCGCGCGCTGCCCTGACGCCGGTAGAACTACTCATGCCCGGGCGGGCGTCGGCGGGCATGCTGAACGCATGACCCAGACGCCTCCGCGTGACCGTGCTCTCGACGTGGCGCGGCTGGGCTCGCTGCTGGTGGTCATGTTCGGGCACTGCGCGCTGTTGCTCGCCACCATCGACGCGTCCGGCGTGCGGATCGGCAATCTGATCGGCGAAGTGCCCGCCGTGGCGCCACTGACCTGGTTGGCGCAGGTGATGCCGCTGTTCTTCCTCGCCGGCGGCGCCGCGGCCGCGTACGACTGTCGCAGCGGGACGCCGTGGGGAGCCTGGGTGTTCGCCCGCGCGCTGCGGCTGTATCGGCCTGTCTTCTGGTATCTCGGGGCCTGGTGCGCCGGCCTGCTCGTCGCGCGGCTGGTGTTCGGCGCCGGCTCGGCGGCCCGGCTGGGCGCCGAGAGCGTTGCGCTGTTGTGGTTCCTCGGCGTGTACGTGGTCGCGCTGGCCTTCGTGCCGGTGTTGATGCGCCTGCGCGACGGGCGCGCGGTGGCGTTCACCGTGGCCGGACTGACCGCGGCCGCGGCGGTGATGGACGCGGTGCGGCTGTCTACTGGCGAGGCGGGGGCCGGGGTGCTCAACTTCCTGTTCGTCTGGTTGATCCCGGTGGCCATCGGTGTCGGCTACGCCCGCGGTCTGGTGACGCGCCGCGTCGCCGTCGTCGTGGGCGTCGCGGCGCTGTCGGCACAGCTGGCCCTCGTCGGGTACGGGCCGTACGAGACATCGCTCGTCGTCACCGGCGCCGAGGATCTTTCCAATGTCGCGCCGCCCACGCTGGTGCTCGCGCTGCACTGCATCTGGATGTCGTGCGCGTTCGTCTGCGCCGCCACGCCCCTGCGGCGCTGGGCCGCCCGTCCCCGCGTGTGGCGCGTCGTGTCCGCGGGCAACGCGGGCGCGATGACGCTGTATCTCTGGCACATCGTGGCCATCGCGATTGCCGCGTTCGGATTGCACGCCGCAGGCCTCGACGCCTACGACGCGGCGGCGCCGGGATTCTGGGGCCGGCTCGCGCTGAGGGGCGTCGTGTTCGCCGCGGTGATGTTCGGGCTCTTCCGGCTGCTGACACCGTTGGAGCGCCGGCCGCTGCCCGGGTGGGACCGGCCGGTGGGGGCGGTCGGCACCCGCGCCGCGATGGCCGGCGCGCTGACGTGCCTGTCGGCGGTCGCACTGGTGGTGACCGCGAAATTCGGGCTGGGCACCGCAGCGGGTTGGTCCGCGCTGGGCGCCTTCCTGGCGCTCGCCGCGACGGCCAGGCTGTGTGCGACCGTGCCGGGCGTGCCCAGTGTCCCGCCGGCACGGACAGTGCTCGGCTCGCCCTGACCAACAATCTGAGTTCGCGTCGTGGATGTGCGGGACAGAACGCGAATGCCTGTCCCAAGTTCTCCGGAAAACTTGATTTAATCCAAAAAGCAGACAAGTATCGGTACCGATGACCGACCAACCCGACTACTCGACGGTGCTCAGGTCGGCGGCGTTACGTGTCACGCGGCCGCGGATGGCGGTATTACACGCTGTCGGAGAGCATCCCCACGCCGACACCGAACTCATCATCAACGCGACCCGCGAACTACTTCCCGATGTGTCGCGCCAGACCGTTTACGACGCGCTGAACGCCCTTGCCGCAACAGGATTGGTGCGACGCATCCAGCCGGCCGGCTCGCTGGCCCGGTACGAGGCCCGCGTCGGGGACAACCACCACCACGTCGTGTGCCGATCCTGCGGAGTGATCGCCGACGTGGACTGCGCGGTTGGCGACGCCCCCTGTCTGACCGCATCGGACGATCTCGGCTTCGAGGTCGACGAGGCAGAGGTCATCTACTGGGGCATCTGCCCCGACTGTTCGACAGCCCCATCCCCGCAATGATGTACGGATTACGAAAGGGAACACTGTGACCGATACCTCCGACGCCCGCCCCCCGCGCCCCGGCACCGACATCCACGGCCACAGCGAGAGCGAAAACCCGGTGATTCACTCGCCGGAGCCCAAAGTCCATGCACCGCTGACGAACAAGGACTGGTGGCCCCAGCAGGTCGACGTCTCGGTGCTGCACAAGCAGAACGAGAAGGGCAACCCGCTCGGCGAGGACTTCGACTACGCGACCGAGTTCGCCAAGCTCGATGTCGAGGCGTTCAAGCGTGACGTCATCGACCTGATCAATACCTCGCAGGACTGGTGGCCCGCCGACTACGGCAGCTACGCGGGACTGTTCATCCGGATGAGCTGGCACGCCGCCGGCACCTACCGCATCTTCGACGGACGCGGTGGCGCGGGCCAGGGCTCCCAGCGGTTCGCGCCGCTCAACAGCTGGCCGGACAACGCCAACCTGGACAAGGCACGCCGGCTGCTGTGGCCCATCAAGCGCAAGTACGGCAACAAGATCTCCTGGGCCGACCTCATCGCGTACGCCGGCAACGCCGCGCTGGAGTCGGCAGGTTTCCAGACCTTCGGCTTCGCGTTCGGCCGTGAGGACATCTGGGAGCCCGAGGAGATGCTGTGGGGCCAGGAGGACACCTGGCTGGGCACCGACAAGCGCTACGGTGGCACCAACGACAGCGACCGCAAGCTCGCCGAGCCCTTCGGCGCCACCACGATGGGTCTGATCTACGTCAATCCCGAAGGCCCCGAAGGCAAGCCGGATCCGCTGGCGGCCGCGCACGACATCCGCGAGACGTTCGGCCGGATGGCGATGAACGACGAGGAGACCGCCGCGCTGATCGTCGGCGGCCACACCCTGGGCAAGACCCACGGCGCGGCCGATGTGAACGTCGGTCCCGAACCGGAGGGCGCACCGATCGAGGAGCAGGGCCTGGGCTGGAAGTGCCCGTTCGGCACCGGCAACGCCGGCGACACCGTCACCAGCGGTCTTGAGGTCGTGTGGACCACCACGCCCACCAAGTGGAGCAACGCCTACCTGGAACTGCTGTACGGCTACGAGTGGGAGCTGACCAAGAGCCCGGCCGGCGCCTGGCAGTTCGAGGCCAAGGACGCCGAGGCGATCATCCCGGATCCGTTCGGCGGCCCGCCGCGCAAGCCCACCATGTTGGTCACCGACGTCTCGATGCGGGTCGATCCGATCTACGGACAGATCACCCGGCGCTGGCTCGACCATCCCGAGGAGATGAACGCGGCGTTCGCCAGGGCGTGGTACAAGCTCATGCACCGCGACATGGGCCCGGTCAGCCGCTACCTGGGACCGTGGGTGGCCGAGGCGCAGCTCTGGCAGGACCCGGTGCCCGCCGTCGATCACGAACTGATCGACGAGTCGGACATTGCGGCGCTGAAGAACTCTGTGCTGCAGTCGGGTCTGTCAGTGCCCCAGCTCGTGAAGACGGCCTGGGCGTCGGCGTCGAGCTTCCGTGGGACCGACAAGCGCGGCGGCGCCAACGGTGCCCGTCTGCGCCTTGAGCCGCAACGCAATTGGGAAGCCAACGAGCCGTCCGAACTCAACAAGGTGCTGCCGGTGCTGGAGAAGATCCAGCAGGACTTCAACGCGTCGGCGACCGGCGGCAAGAAGGTCTCCCTGGCCGACCTGATCGTGCTGGCGGGTTCGGCGGCGGTCGAGAAGGCGGCCAAGGACGGCGGTTTTGAGATCTCGGTGCACTTCGCGCCCGGCCGCACCGACGCCTCGCAGGAGCAGACGGACGTGGACTCGTTCGCGGTGCTCGAACCGCAAGCGGACGGCTTCCGCAACTACGCGAAGCCGGGTGAGAAGGCCCCGCTCGAGCAGCTGCTGGTCGACAAGGCGTACTTCCTCGACCTGACTGCTCCCGAAATGACGGCCCTGATCGGCGGTCTGCGCACGCTGAACGCCAATCACGGCGGCAGCAAGCACGGTGTGTTCACCGACCGGCCCGGCGTCCTCAGCACGGATTTCTTCGTGAACCTGCTGGACATGGGCACGGAGTGGAAGCCGTCGCTGGCCACCGAGAACGTCTATGAGGGCAAGGACCGGGCCACCGGCCAGCCGAAGTGGACCGCGACGGCGGCCGACCTGGTGTTCGGCTCGAACTCCGTGCTGCGCGCGCTGGCCGAGGTGTACGCCCAGGACGACAACAAGGGCAAGTTCGTCGAGGACTTCGTCGCCGCTTGGGTCAAGGTGATGAACAACGACCGCTTCGACCTGCGCTGACCCCCTGAAGGTCAGAGCCGGTTCTCGGGTCCGAGTACCGCCCACACCGTCTTCCCACTGACCGTCGGTGTTGAGCCCCACGCACGGCTCAACGTCGCGACGATGGTCAGCCCGGAGACGGTGTGGGCGCCGGACGCCGGATCTTCATGCCGCGCCGTCGGATTGACGGACCCGTCGTTGACCGCCACGGTCACCCGGCCGTCGTGGATCTCCAGGACGAGCACCGGCCGGCTCGAGGTGTGCTCGAGGACGTTCTCGACGAACACGGTGGCCACAGTCGAAGCGGTCCGGATCATCTCGGGGCGGCCCCACCGGGTCAGCCACTGCGCCGCCAGCTCCCGGGCCTGTCCGAGGCTGCTGCGGTCAGCCTCGAGCTGGGCGGACGCCCGCCGCCGGATGCGCTGGGAGTCTCCGATCGACGCCACAGCGCCGGCCATGTCGGAGCGCACCGGAACATAGCGGGCCGCACCCGACCGGGTGATGGACCTGCGGCCCGCCGGATGGTCGCACACCAGGATGACCGGGACATCCGGCCACGTACTGACATGCCAGCGCGCGCTGGTGAACGCGGTCCATGCGCTGTCGGTGGGCACCCGCAGGGCACTGACGTCGACCAGGACCGCCGTCGGCTCGTCCAGCGCGGCCTTGATGACGCTGTCGCGGACCTGCCGGTAGGTCGAGCTGTCCAGGGTGCCGGCCACCGTCAGCGTGGTGCTGCCCTCCGGTGACGGTGTCACCGCGACGTCGACGGAACTGCGGTCACTCATCCTCGGCGGGCATTCCGGTGTCGACGAGTGCGATGCGTTCCCGCAAGACGGGCAGTGCCTTGTCGGTTTCGGCGGCCAGCGCCGTATACCGGCGGCGGACGTCCGTAGAGATGGCCTTGCCGGCGAGCTGATGCGCCAGCCGTGCCTTCTCCTGAAGGCTGCGCACCGCGACCAGCAGCGCGTTGTGCACCTCGTTGTCCCTGGCCGAGAGCAACGCGTAGGCACTCCACGCGTGACCGATGTGGCATCGGTAGTAACCCTCGTCCACCGTCTGCAGCGACCCATTGCAGTCCGGACATGTGAAACCCGAAGGCGTGCCGAACAATTCGGGCTCCAGTTCGGCGGAGAGCGGTTCGGTCATGGCGATCCGGTTCTCCAGCTCCAGGTACGGGTCGGGGAGCCGGTCGCGCCGCACGACGTCGTGCGCGGCGAGCTCGGTGAGGACCGACCCGATGTTCACCGCGGAGACCGTGCGGTCCACCACCCCGGCCCGCAGCGCATTGGTGGGCATCGTGGGGAACAACGCATCTTCCGGCGACTGGCACAGGGTGGTGCCGCCGCGGGCCCGGATCGCTGCCAGGCCCAGCACGCCGTCGTCGAGGACTCCCGACAGCAGCACTCCGACCGCTCGCGGTCCGAATGCCACCGCCACCGAACGGAACAGCGCGTTCAGCGCCGGGCGGTGCCCGTTCTCACTGGGACCGTTCGACAGCACGATGTGGTGGTCGCGGGTCAGCAGGTGGCGGCCCGGCACCGCCACGTAGATGCGGCCGGCATCGAGCTTCGTCCCGTTCTGAGCGCTCACCGCGGGCAGCGGACCCGCGCGGTTGATGATCTGCGCCAGCACACTGGGCCCGTGGGTGGGCAGATGCAGCGCCATCAGGACCGCGAACGGCAGGTCGGCGGGCAGCCCGGATGCGGCCTTCGACAATGCTTCGACACCGCCTGCGGAGCCGCCCATCGCCACCGCTCCGCGCAGCTCGTCCTTCGGCGAGGCAGTCACGATTCAGTGTTACCCGCTGGCTGCGCCGGTAACCGATTTTCGCCACGAAGTCCCGCGGGCGAAGCCGGTGGGACAGAACACGAAGAGGACGCGGCCGATCCGTTTGGTTTGCGCCGGTTGCGGCAGTTCTATCGCAGAGTGCTGTTGCGGGAGGGTTCAGATGAAGCTGGCGATGGTGGGCGCGGTGTCCGGTGACGAGCGAATCGACTGCGGCCGCTACGACGTGGTGGCTCTGGCCGAGGCACTGGCGCGACACGGGCACGAGGTGCGGGTGCTCACCGCGGCTGCCCCGAAGACACCGCTGCCCGCACCCGAGGGTGTCGTCGTGGAGCGGCTACCGGTCGACACCACCGGCATGACACGCCCCGAAGACCTCATCCCGCTCATCGGCGACTTGGGGCACCACCTTGTCGAAACGTTCGACGGCACGGCGCCCGACGTCGTGCACTGCCAGGGCTGGGCCTACGGCATGGCGGCCCAGCTCGCCGCCAAACGGCGCCCCGTGGCCACGGTGCAGGCCTTCGCCGGTTTGAGCGCGACCGCCCGGCGGCGTCGCGGGAACGTCGGCCAGCCCGCGACCACCGTCAAGATCGAATCCCTGCTGGCCCGCAACGCCACCGCGGTGACGGTGGCGTGCCACGATGACATGCAGGAAGTCATCCGGCTGGGATGCCCGCGCGCGCGGGTCGCGGTGCTTCCGCCCGGCATCGAGGTCGACGAGGTTCCCGCCGAGGAGATCGTGTCTCGGGGCGCCGAGCCGTCTCGCCGGATCGTCGCCGTGGCGCGTGACTTCACCCCGCAGCAAGGCCTCGGGCAGATGGTGCGGGTGCTGCCTTCGGTGGGCGCCGCGGAACTCGTGCTGGTCGCCACCGACGCCGCTGAAGGACCCCACGCCGGCCAGATCATCGACATGGCGCGCACGCTCAAAGTCGACACGCGGGTGCGCCTGCATGCCGGCGCCACCGGCGACGAGCTGACCGCGCTGTTCCGCACGGCCGACGTGGTGGTTGCGCCGGCGCTGTACGAGCCGTCGTGCGACGCGGTGCTGCAGGCGATGGCGTGCGGCGCAGCGATCGTCGCCCCGGCCGCCGGCGGTGTGCGCGACGCGGTCATCGCCGACGTCACAGGGCTGCTGGTGCCTCCGGGCAGACTCGACGCGCTGGCCCGTGCGCTGCGGTCGATCCTCGGGCAGATGGTGCTGCGCCAGGGGATGGGTCTGGCCGGCCGCTCGCGTGCCCGCTCCCGCTACAGCTGGGACCGGATCGCGACGGACGCCGAGGTGGTGTACGACTCGGCGCGCAACCGCAAACCCGTCAACGTGCACTGAGCTGCGCGTCAACGTCGACCGCGAATACTTGAAAGTCGCTGTGCATCAGCGCTTTTGAATTCTTTCGGGTGATCATGAACTTCTTCGCCCGAAACCGTTTGGTGAATTCTCTTAAGGGTATTTCGCGCGCCATGCCGCCGATCTGTCGGCGCCGCTCGGTGCTCATCTGGCACGTCCACGGTTCGTGGACGGAGGCCTTCGTCGCCGGTGGACACGGCTGCGCCGGGCGGGCAGGCAGCGGGTGCACGAACGCTACACCTGGGACCGGGTGGCACGCGACACCGCGGCCATCTACGGCCGGCTCGCGGAGACGGCACGGTGAGTCAGCTGGTCTCCAGCGTCCGGACCGCCCGCTCCACCGGGGCGGGCAGCCGGTGCCGGGCCGACATGACCGCGGGCACCGCGCGCAGCGCCTCGCCCAGCGCCCTGGCATGGGCCCGATCGCGGGTCGCCGCCCGCGCGAAATCCGCTGAGCTGCACACACATCGGCGCAGCGGCCGCCGCAGCCAGGCGGTCAGCACGGTGTTGCGCAGCACCCGCGCCTTCTCAGCCGAGCTCGACTCACGCCGCGGCGACGGGCGGTGGTATGCGGTCAAGCGGTCACAGAAGCACAGGTCCCAACCGTGGCTGGCCAGGTCCAACGCCAGCAGTTGTTCCTCACCGCGAAAGTGCAGGATCGGGGAGAACCCGCCGACCGCCTGGAAGGCCGACCGGCGGACGATCGCCGAGCACGCCTGGAACCCGAGGAGGGACGGTCCGGGCAATATCGGGTCGCGGCCCAGCGGGCTCCCGGCGAGGTCGGCGACGATCGGGTCCTCGCGCAGGTCGGGCCAGACGAGCGTACGGCCGGCGAGCACCGCCACCGACGGGTGGGCATCGAAGACCTCTTCGGCGACGGCCGGCGCGTCCGGCTCCCACCACGAATCGTCGTCGCAGAACGCCACGTACGGGGTGGCGCAGTGCGCCACCCCGACGTTGCGGCCCACCGCACCGAGGTTGTCGGACAGCTCGATCACGGAGAGCCGATGGCCCGAAGCGGCCGCGATGCGCGTGGCCACGGCGACGGAATCGTCGCAAGAATTGTTGTCCACCAGGATGATCGGGGACCGAGTGGTGTCCAGCAACAACTGCAGCACCACGGCGAGCTCCTCGCAGCGGTTCCGGCTGGCGATCACGAACGAGGTGCGGGAGCCCGATAGCATGACCTCCGGTGCTACCCGCCCCGAGGCCGGACAAACCCGCTTCGCGCGGGTGCTGGTCACCGGCGGCGCGGGATTCCTGGGCAGGCACCTGTGCGCGGCACTGGTCCGGTGCGGCGCGCAGGTGGTGTGTGTCGACAACCTGTCCACCAGCTCAAGAGACGCCGACCCCGTGCCCGGTGTCGAGTTCGTCCACCACGACGTCAGCCGTCCACTGCCCGAGCCGTGGCGGCACACGGCGTTCGACACGATCTTCCACCTCGCGTGCCCGGCGTCCCCACCGGACTATCTGCGGCTGCCGCTGGCGACACTGCGGACCGGGGCACTGGGCACCGCCGAGGTGCTCGACATGGCCGACCGGCACGGCGCCCGCGTGGTGCTGGCGTCGACCAGCGAGGTGTACGGGGACCCCCTGGAACACCCCCAGTGCGAAACCTATTGGGGCAACGTCAATCCCATCGGGCCGCGGAGCGTGTACGACGAGGCCAAACGCTATGCCGAGGCATTGGCCTTCGCCCACCGCAGGGAACGGGGCACCGACATCGGGGTGGCCCGGATCTTCAACACCTACGGGCCGGGTATGCGTCCGGACGACGGCCGGATGGTGCCGACGTTCTGTGGTCAGGCGCTGCGCGGCGAGCCGCTCACCGTGGCCGGCGACGGCACCCAGACCCGTTCCCTGTGTTACGTCGACGATACGATCGCCGGCCTGATCGCCCTGGCGGCCGCCGACTGTCCCGGGCCGGTGAACATCGGCAACCCGGTGGAGCTGCCGGTCTTGCGCTGCGCCGAGATCATCCGCGATCTGGTCGGCGCACAGGTGCCGATCGAGCACCTCCCTGCCGCCACCGACGACCCACAGCGCCGGTGCCCAGACATCACGGTCGCCAGGCAACGACTGGGCTGGTCGCCGAAGGTCGGCTACCTCGACGGGCTCACCGCCACCGTGGAGTGGTTCCGCTGCGCCCTCCAGCCGATGTCGGAACCCCGAACCTGAGGAGAAACATGCGAATTCTCGGTATCAACGCGGTCTTTCACGATCCCGCCGCTGCGGTGGTGGTCGACGGACAGATCGCGGCCGCGGCCGAGGAGGAGCGATTCTCACGGCGCAAGCACGGCAAGCAGGCGGTGCCGTTCTCGACCTGGGAGCTGCCGGTGGCCGCGGCCCGCTGGTGCCTGGAGGAGGCCGGCCTGAGGCCCCCGGACCTGGATGCGGTCGGCTACTCCTACGAACCGGCGCTGATGGACGGGGAGAACGGGCAGACCGACGGCCTGGACCGCGACTGGGAGTATCTGCGCACGACGTACGCGCAGCGGGCGCCGCGATTCCTGGCGACCGCCCTGCCGGGACTGGATCCGTCCGTCGTGCGCCACGTCCGCCATCACGTCGCGCATGCGGCGTCGACCGCGCTGGCCTCACCGCACCCGGACACCGCGGTGCTCGTGGTCGACGGCCGCGGGGAGCGCACCTCGATGCTGGCCGGGGTGTATCGCGACCAGAAACTCGACGTGCTGGCTTCTCAGCCGTTGCCGCACTCCCTGGGCCTGCTCTACGAGAGCCTCACCGAACACCTGGGATTCGCGCGCTCCAGCGACGAGTACAAGGTGATGGCGATGGGCTCCTACGGGAGCCCGCGGTTCGCCGACCGACTGCGCGAGAAGGTGTACGCGCGCGGGGACGGAGGCTTCCAGACCGAGCCCGTCGACTGGACCGAGTTCGCGCCGCCGCGGACACCGACGCCCCGCGAGAAGATCTCCGCGCTGGCCCGACCCGAGCCGGTCTATGCCGACCTGGCGTGCAGTGTCCAGCGCGTGGTCGAGGAGGTGCTCCTCGACCTGGCCGGGTGGCTGCGCCGGCGTGTCGACGGCGACAGTCTGTGCCTGGCCGGCGGGGTCGCCCTGAACTGCGTCGCCAGTTCCCGCATCTACGCCGAGAGCGGATTCGACCGGGTGTGGGTTCAGCCCGCCGCCGGCGACGCCGGGACCGCGCTCGGCGCGGCACTGGCCCTGGCCGCCGAGGCCGGTGACCGCATCGCGCCGATGCCGTCGGCCCAGCTGGGCCGCGGCTGGACCGACGCGCAGATCGGTACGGTGCTGGACCGGGCGGCGGTGCCGTACGAGCGGCCCGCCGATCTGGCCGGCGCGGTCGGTGACGCCCTGGCCGACAACCAGCTCGTCGGGTGGTTCCAGGGCCGCTCGGAGTTCGGTCCGCGGGCGCTGGGCGGGCGGTCGCTGCTGGCCGATCCGCGCAGCGTGGCGAACCTGGAACGGCTCAACGACGTCAAGGGACGCGAGCAGTTCCGCCCGGTCGCCCCGATGGTGCTGGCCGACCGCGCCGGTGAGATCTCCGGCCGCGGTCCGCTGCCGAGCCGCTACATGCTGTTCGTGCACGACGTTGACGAACGGTGGCGCGCCCGCATCCCGGCGGTCACCCACGTCGACGGCACCGCGCGTGTCCAGACCGTCGACGACGGTCAGCCCCTGCTGCACGCCGCCATCACCCGGTTCGCGGGCCGCACCGGCGTGCCGGTGGTGGTGAACACCAGCTTCAACACCGCCGGCCGGCCCATGGTCGACAGCCCGCAGGACGCGCTGGAGTGCTTCGGCAGCGCGCCGATCGACCTGCTCGCCATCGGTCCCTACCTGATCCGGCGGCCGCGATGAGCATGGACGTCACCCTGGTGATCCCGACCATCGGCCGGAAGTCGTTGGCGCAGTTGCTGTCCGCGCTGCAGCGCGACGCCGGGCCGCGGCCCGCGGAGATCCTGGTGGTCGACGACCGTGCCAGGCCGGGACCGCTGCCACTGCCCGACGGTGTGACCGTGCAGGTGCTGCACGGCGGCGGATGCGGCCCCGCGGCGGCCCGCAACGTCGGGTGGCGGGCCGCCGCCACCCGGTGGGTGTGCTTCCTCGACGACGACGTGCTGCCGTGCGCGGGCTGGCTGGGGGCACTGCGACAGGACCTCACGGTCGCCGAGTCGGTGCGGGCGGCCGGATCGCAGGGCGGCATCGAGGTGCCCCGCGCAGAGGCAAGCCGGGCGCCCAGCGACGATGAGCAGCGCACGCTGCGGCTGGCCGGCGCGCGGTGGATCACCGCCGACATGGCCTACCGGCGCGACGTCCTGGTCGGCGTCGGAGGTTTCGACGAGCGATTCCCCCGCGCTTACCGCGAGGACTCCGATCTCGCGCTGCGCATCGTCTCGGCCGGGCACCGGATCGTGGACGGCTCGCGCCGCTGCAGCCACCCGGTGGCGCCGGCGACCTGGCTGACGTCGGTCCGGGTGCAGATCGGCAACCGGGACAACGCACTGATGCGCCGCAAGTTCGGCCGCCACTGGCGGTCCCGGAGCGGGGAGGGCCGGGGACGGCTTCCCGGGCACCTGGCGACCACGGCGAGCGCCGTCGCGGGCCTGGCCGCCGCGCTCTGGCGGCGGCGCGCCGCCGCCGCCGTGTCCGGGCTGCTGTGGGCCGGGCTGACCGCCGAGTTCACCGCCCGCCGGTTCCTGCACGGTCCCCGAACGGTTCCGGAGTTCAGCCGGATCCTATTGAGCAGCACCATGATTCCTCCGGCGGCGGTGGCGCACAGGGTGGTCGGGGAGTGGCAGCACCGGCACGCGCGGCCGGAGCCGC
Protein-coding regions in this window:
- a CDS encoding glycosyltransferase family 2 protein — encoded protein: MLSGSRTSFVIASRNRCEELAVVLQLLLDTTRSPIILVDNNSCDDSVAVATRIAAASGHRLSVIELSDNLGAVGRNVGVAHCATPYVAFCDDDSWWEPDAPAVAEEVFDAHPSVAVLAGRTLVWPDLREDPIVADLAGSPLGRDPILPGPSLLGFQACSAIVRRSAFQAVGGFSPILHFRGEEQLLALDLASHGWDLCFCDRLTAYHRPSPRRESSSAEKARVLRNTVLTAWLRRPLRRCVCSSADFARAATRDRAHARALGEALRAVPAVMSARHRLPAPVERAVRTLETS
- a CDS encoding NAD-dependent epimerase/dehydratase family protein, with protein sequence MTSGATRPEAGQTRFARVLVTGGAGFLGRHLCAALVRCGAQVVCVDNLSTSSRDADPVPGVEFVHHDVSRPLPEPWRHTAFDTIFHLACPASPPDYLRLPLATLRTGALGTAEVLDMADRHGARVVLASTSEVYGDPLEHPQCETYWGNVNPIGPRSVYDEAKRYAEALAFAHRRERGTDIGVARIFNTYGPGMRPDDGRMVPTFCGQALRGEPLTVAGDGTQTRSLCYVDDTIAGLIALAAADCPGPVNIGNPVELPVLRCAEIIRDLVGAQVPIEHLPAATDDPQRRCPDITVARQRLGWSPKVGYLDGLTATVEWFRCALQPMSEPRT
- a CDS encoding HAD-IIIA family hydrolase, with protein sequence MSMDVTLVIPTIGRKSLAQLLSALQRDAGPRPAEILVVDDRARPGPLPLPDGVTVQVLHGGGCGPAAARNVGWRAAATRWVCFLDDDVLPCAGWLGALRQDLTVAESVRAAGSQGGIEVPRAEASRAPSDDEQRTLRLAGARWITADMAYRRDVLVGVGGFDERFPRAYREDSDLALRIVSAGHRIVDGSRRCSHPVAPATWLTSVRVQIGNRDNALMRRKFGRHWRSRSGEGRGRLPGHLATTASAVAGLAAALWRRRAAAAVSGLLWAGLTAEFTARRFLHGPRTVPEFSRILLSSTMIPPAAVAHRVVGEWQHRHARPEPPLAVLLDRDDTLIEDGPYLNDPDGVVPMPGADRALDRLRRHGLLLAVVTNQSGVARGLITPRQLVAVNAAVNGALGPFDCWQVCVHGEDDGCRCRKPAPGMVLSAAAELGVPPQRCVMIGDTGGDVTAALSAGARAVLVPTGRTRPEEIVAARAHPRAAVAPTLAAAVDLVLREAR
- a CDS encoding carbamoyltransferase C-terminal domain-containing protein; this encodes MRILGINAVFHDPAAAVVVDGQIAAAAEEERFSRRKHGKQAVPFSTWELPVAAARWCLEEAGLRPPDLDAVGYSYEPALMDGENGQTDGLDRDWEYLRTTYAQRAPRFLATALPGLDPSVVRHVRHHVAHAASTALASPHPDTAVLVVDGRGERTSMLAGVYRDQKLDVLASQPLPHSLGLLYESLTEHLGFARSSDEYKVMAMGSYGSPRFADRLREKVYARGDGGFQTEPVDWTEFAPPRTPTPREKISALARPEPVYADLACSVQRVVEEVLLDLAGWLRRRVDGDSLCLAGGVALNCVASSRIYAESGFDRVWVQPAAGDAGTALGAALALAAEAGDRIAPMPSAQLGRGWTDAQIGTVLDRAAVPYERPADLAGAVGDALADNQLVGWFQGRSEFGPRALGGRSLLADPRSVANLERLNDVKGREQFRPVAPMVLADRAGEISGRGPLPSRYMLFVHDVDERWRARIPAVTHVDGTARVQTVDDGQPLLHAAITRFAGRTGVPVVVNTSFNTAGRPMVDSPQDALECFGSAPIDLLAIGPYLIRRPR